Part of the Stigmatella erecta genome is shown below.
CACGCTCCAACACACATGGAATTCTTGTATTTAGTGATTCCATCCACTATGCCCACGCAGCGCGCATGAGCCGCGCATGGGAGGACATAATGCGTCAAATCATCGTCGGCGCTGCACTGGCACTGGGCCTCGGAGTTGGCTTTACCGCAGGAATCCCGTCCGCGGAGGCGGCCCGTCTCCCCGAGCCATCCGCCGCGGCGTGCACTGAGTTCAAGTGTTCCCAGATCTGCACGGACCGTGGCTACGACTACGGCTCATGCGCCAGCGGCAGCTGTGTCTGTTACTTCTTGCCCTGAGCGGGTGTTGCACTGAGATGACCTAGCGAGGCCGGGAGAAGAACTCCCGGCACTGCTTCAGCGCCTCGCGAGGCCCCTGGGTCACGGCGATGAAGGGGATCAGGATCGCCAAGAGCAACAGGGGAGCCACCAACACCCCGGCCAGGACGCCCACCACGGCGCCTGCCGCTCCCAGCAGCGGGTGAATGGGCCAGCACAGCACGGCTCCAGTGACGGCTCCAGCCAGAGTGCAAACCAGCACGACAGGCTCGATGAGGTTCATGGTGAACAGGTATCCTTGTGATGCATCCCAAGGGCATCTTTCAAGCCATGTGCCACCTTCTCCAGGACTGAGCGCCAGCCCCTCTTGGGCCCCCCGTGCCGAAATGACGCGTCCCTGTATGCCGACGTGACAGGCTGTCTCCTGTTCCTTCCGCTGGAATTGTAGGCTCAGGCGCGTGCTTGCCCTCTTGCTCCTCTTGGCCGTCTCACAGGCTCCTGCTGTCCCTGGCGAAGGCACCCTGGTGTCCTTCTGTAAGCAGGGCCGGCTCTCCGCATGCCAGGAACTCGCGAAGTTCAATCCCAAGGAAGCCGCCAAGCTTCAGGCGGATTTCGCCAGGGCCGCGCTGGGCCGAGAGACACTCAAGGCCACAGAAGAAGCAGGCCGGGACAAAGAGGACACCCACGCCCATGAAGCCTCCGAAGCCTCTTCCTCGGACGAGCCCCCCCAGTGCAAGGGACAGAACCACCATCTCATTTCCCACCCCATCGCCAAGGCGCTGAAGGATCACCCGACGCTCCGTGGGCTGTATGCGCCCCGGGATGAGCGCTTCGTCGTCAAGGCCAAGGACAAGGAGGCGCACTGCGGCTACCAGAAATGGCACCGCGACGTGGACACGGAGATCATCCAGTGGCTCGAGAACAACCCTGCGGCAAGCCCAGGGCAGTTCATGACGAAGCTGCGCGAGATCTACAATCGCCCGGAGATGCTCAAGAGGTTTCCCCATGGCTTCTGAGGCGCCGCTGTCCTCGCGCTTCTTCGTCCTCTGTGACGACAAAGGGGGACGCCATGACACCCAGTTCGACAAGGCAGAGCCTGTTCACCGGGGAGAGGCCCCTCATTGCCCACGGTGCGGTGCGCCCATCGGCATGTTGATGTGGCAGCCCCCTTACCGTGTCGAACTGGAAGCGCATGGCCAGAACCTTGGCGACTTCGCCGAAGGCC
Proteins encoded:
- a CDS encoding Wall-associated protein precursor, which codes for MSFCKQGRLSACQELAKFNPKEAAKLQADFARAALGRETLKATEEAGRDKEDTHAHEASEASSSDEPPQCKGQNHHLISHPIAKALKDHPTLRGLYAPRDERFVVKAKDKEAHCGYQKWHRDVDTEIIQWLENNPAASPGQFMTKLREIYNRPEMLKRFPHGF